Proteins from a single region of Theobroma cacao cultivar B97-61/B2 chromosome 10, Criollo_cocoa_genome_V2, whole genome shotgun sequence:
- the LOC18586530 gene encoding zinc finger protein ZAT5, with protein MEAPEEVAMGSKDHSNIVKGKRTKRLRPQSPIPFAITSNSIHNEDGGEFDGNSANVDNKNVTLLSPSSSSSSSEYQDSTEEEEDMANCLILLAQGQSRQSTKQADDHDHHTGTDNKFPSRKFMEAPSNGTGKAGYYVYECKTCNRTFPSFQALGGHRASHKKPKTAAMVDEKTRQFTAAASDEEGQFIRTNNLSSLSLQLTNNNNNNRGLYSNNNKAKVHECSICGAEFTSGQALGGHMRRHRGPIGGSIPTASTALSLTVPVAMESEQPKKPRNVLSLDLDLNLPAPEDDHRESKFPFASKQQQQQQQQQQSPLVFSAPTLVDCHY; from the coding sequence ATGGAAGCTCCGGAGGAAGTTGCAATGGGGTCTAAAGATCATAGCAACATCGTCAAAGGGAAGCGGACCAAGCGTTTGAGGCCTCAATCACCAATCCCTTTTGCCATAACTTCTAATTCAATACACAATGAAGATGGAGGTGAATTTGATGGGAATAGTGCAAATGTAGACAACAAGAATGTTACTCTTTTGtcaccttcttcttcttcttcttcctctgaATACCAGGACAGCAccgaggaagaagaagacatgGCTAACTGCTTGATCCTCCTCGCGCAAGGCCAATCAAGACAATCCACGAAGCAAGCTGATGATCATGATCATCATACGGGAACTGACAACAAATTCCCTAGTAGAAAGTTCATGGAAGCACCTTCAAACGGGACAGGCAAGGCCGGGTACTATGTCTACGAGTGCAAAACTTGTAACAGAACCTTCCCTTCATTCCAAGCCCTTGGTGGTCACAGGGCTAGTCATAAGAAGCCTAAGACAGCAGCCATGGTTGATGAGAAAACAAGACAATTCACAGCAGCAGCATCAGATGAAGAAGGACAATTCATCAGGACTAACaacctttcttctctttctcttcaattgactaataataataacaacaatAGAGGTTTGTATAGCAATAACAATAAGGCTAAGGTTCATGAGTGCTCCATTTGTGGGGCGGAGTTTACCTCTGGGCAAGCCTTGGGAGGGCATATGAGAAGGCATAGAGGGCCAATAGGTGGTAGTATTCCTACAGCTAGCACAGCCTTGTCATTGACAGTACCAGTGGCAATGGAATCTGAGCAACCTAAGAAaccaaggaatgttttgtcttTGGACTTGGATCTCAATCTTCCTGCCCCGGAAGACGATCACCGGGAATCTAAATTCCCCTTTGCTTCCAAGCAACAGCAACAACaacagcaacaacaacaatcACCTCTTGTCTTCTCCGCCCCCACTTTGGTGGATTGTCATTACTAA